One region of Manduca sexta isolate Smith_Timp_Sample1 chromosome 25, JHU_Msex_v1.0, whole genome shotgun sequence genomic DNA includes:
- the LOC115444956 gene encoding phosphatidate phosphatase LPIN3 isoform X1 codes for MYSMNYIGKFISNFREFYNEINSATLTGAIDVVVVEQPDGSFNCSPFHVRFGKLGVLRSRFKVVDLELNGEPLNIHMKLGESGEAFFVEEVSEDEAKCSAHLATSPIPASRFDELYEPRRRNSLSAVEPDHAQASDYTKRRYTADGQTMQKPDLTQLTKKHAKEEKNSNDHEALFEMDGLDEGADWTDGKMPKTFAATQLGGAESEANQAVQKISAHNDFRPIDAAPEDDVKQNGNGKKKKKTRKVSSKKKHQRKSSTSSISSQSDRAGSDPRPEPPAAVAAVDVNFFSDSEVHNASLTEEMSNLKLNGENRIPLALSDTAFEVHAASKHARGSRGGTPVQSDTEVELSRATAGDKSSQSWRWGELPSPPVRAESPASGESAASGESPPSPASPACPASPAEPLSSDEERPSRRGVLSGMFRFMSTREATDAAPEGVYLDDLDRGQVDPDLYFPKHHTERYRTGPSGVPHSTTGPTEEEYESGNGPSLPQSPASLEPPALDSDDDEKILAKGQVGVYVREDKVSRALPFEEFCRSGVSLAAEGRLVVRLGDRWMPWRSAGPLILSLLAYRRPLPNRVLESLEKSSDKEESSESHAHSAGAAKPRGYSWWSWRRSNADAKHTESSPPKENAPKETLPHEEAISKLDSTLETPLLMPTEEKLEDNIITGIEQVIEPQEYIANERVPEILPETVQSHDQVDHQDHSSSESDQDQSQPSRRYSSFRKTLRLSSEQIKNLNLREGMNEMVFSVTTAYQGTTRCKCNVFRWRHDDKIVISDIDGTITKSDVLGHIFPLVGKDWAQSGVAQLFTKIKNNGYQLLYLSARAIGQAKVTREYLRSIRQGEVCLPDGPLLLNPTSLLRAFHREVIEKKPEEFKIQCLADIKALFPQGSNPFYAGYGNRVNDVCAYQAVGIPIVRIFTINYKGELKHELTQTFQSTYSHMSVLVDQVFPPAQCEPSAEFSQTLYWREPLPDVPPLAPAPAPPHHAPHHAPHAPAPAPLPAKQ; via the exons ATGTATTCTATGAACTACATTGGCAAGTTCATATCGAACTTTCGCGAATTCTACAACGAAATCAATAGCGCCACGTTGACGGGCGCCATCGATGTGGTTGTGGTGGAACAACCGGACGGCAGCTTCAACTGCTCGCCCTTCCACGTGCGCTTCGGCAAGCTGGGAGTGCTCCGTTCCAGGTTTAAAGTG gTGGATTTAGAGTTGAATGGAGAACCTTTAAACATTCATATGAAGCTGGGCGAGTCCGGCGAGGCGTTCTTCGTGGAGGAAGTGAGCGAAGACGAGGCGAAATGCTCGGCGCACCTCGCCACGTCACCGATCCCCGCGTCGCGGTTTGACGAGCTGTACGAGCCGCGCCGGCGCAACTCGCTCTCCGCCGTTGAGCCCGACCATGCACAGGCCTCCGACTATACCAAACGGAG ATACACAGCTGACGGACAAACAATGCAAAAACCTGACTTAACACAGTTAACAAAGAAACATGCCAAAGAGGAAAAGAATTCCAATGACCATGAAGCTTTATTCGAAATGGACGGTCTAGACGAAGGAGCAGATTGGACAGACGGGAAAATGCCAAAAACATTCGCGGCGACGCAACTCGGCGGAGCGGAAAGCGAAGCCAACCAGGCAGTGCAAAAAATCAGCGCACATAACGATTTCCGACCGATAGACGCCGCGCCCGAGGACGATGTCAAGCAAAACGGAAACggcaagaagaagaagaagacgAGGAAAGTGAGCTCGAAGAAGAAGCACCAGAGGAAGTCGTCGACGAGCTCGATCTCGAGCCAGTCGGACCGCGCCGGCTCCGACCCGCGCCCCGAGCCgcccgccgccgtcgccgccgtCGACGTCAACTTCTTCAGCGACTCCGAAGTGCACAACGCTTCCCTTAC CGAAGAGATGTCCAACTTGAAGCTGAATGGTGAAAATCGCATCCCATTGGCGTTGTCGGATACAGCGTTCGAAGTTCACGCTGCGTCTAAACACgc CAGGGGCTCGCGCGGCGGCACGCCGGTGCAGTCGGACACGGAGGTGGAGCTGTCGCGCGCCACGGCGGGCGACAAGTCGTCGCAGTCGTGGCGCTGGGGCGAGCTGCCGTCGCCGCCGGTGCGCGCCGAGTCCCCCGCCTCGGGCGAGTCGGCCGCGTCGGGCGAGTCGCCGCCCTCCCCCGCCTCGCCCGCCTGCCCCGCCTCCCCCGCCGAGCCGCTGAGCTCGGACGAGGAGCGGCCGAGCCGCCGCGGCGTGCTCAGCGGCATGTTCCGCTTCATGTCCACCAGGGAGGCCACCGACGCCGCGCCGGAGGGAGTCTACCTCGATGATCTCGACAGAGGGCAGGTCGACCCCGATCTCTATTTTCCGAAGCATCACACAGAGCGATATCGCACGG GTCCATCGGGTGTGCCTCATTCGACCACTGGTCCCACGGAGGAGGAATACGAATCCGGCAATGGCCCCTCACTACCTCAGTCACCCGCTTCGCTGGAACCGCCCGCGCTCGACTCCGACGATGACGAGAAAATTCTAGCCAA GGGTCAGGTGGGCGTGTACGTGCGCGAGGACAAGGTGTCGCGCGCGCTGCCGTTCGAGGAGTTCTGCCGGTCGGGGGTGAGCCTGGCGGCGGAGGGGCGGTTGGTGGTGCGGCTCGGCGACCGCTGGATGCCGTGGAGGAGCGCCGGCCCGCTCATACTCTCGCTCCTCGCATATAGAAGACCTCTTCCTAAT CGAGTGCTAGAGTCGCTAGAGAAGAGTTCAGACAAAGAGGAGTCGTCCGAGAGTCACGCGCACAGCGCAGGCGCCGCCAAGCCGCGCGGGTACTCCTGGTGGAGCTGGCGTCGGTCCAACGCGGACGCCAAGCA CACGGAATCATCCCCACCTAAAGAAAACGCACCAAAGGAAACATTACCACACGAAGAAGCGATCTCAAAATTAGACTCTACATTAGAAACACCTTTACTAATGCCTACTGAAGAGAAACTAGAAGACAATATAATTACGGGAATCGAGCAGGTTATTGAACCTCAGGAATACATCGCGAACGAGCGTGTACCAGAGATCTTGCCAGAAACCGTGCAAAGTCACGATCAAG TAGATCACCAAGATCATAGTTCCTCCGAATCAGATCAAGACCAAAGTCAACCGTCGCGACGGTACTCCTCATTCCGCAAGACGCTTCGGCTCTCTTCTGAACAAATT aaaaatTTGAATCTACGGGAGGGCATGAACGAGATGGTGTTCAGCGTGACCACCGCCTACCAGGGCACCACGCGCTGCAAATGCAACGTGTTCCGCTGGCGACACGACGACAAGATCGTCATCTCCGACATCGACGGCACTATCACCAA GTCTGATGTCCTGGGTCATATATTCCCGCTGGTCGGTAAAGACTGGGCGCAGTCTGGAGTGGCGCAGCTGTttaccaaaattaaaaacaatggcTACCAGCTTTTGTACCTCTCGGCGAGAGCTATTGGTCAAGCGAAA GTGACGCGCGAGTACCTGCGCTCGATCAGACAGGGCGAGGTGTGTTTGCCCGACGGTCCACTTCTCCTCAACCCCACGTCACTGTTGCGCGCCTTCCACCGCGAGGTCATCGAGAAGAAACCAGAGGAGTTCAAGATACAGTGTCTCGCCGATATCAAGGCACTCTTCCCGCAGGGTTCGAACCCGTTCTACGCGGGATATGGCAACAGAGTTAAT GATGTTTGCGCGTACCAGGCAGTTGGCATTCCAATCGTGAGAATAttcacaataaactataaaggcGAATTGAAACACGAACTGACACAGACATTCCAATCCAC GTACTCGCACATGTCGGTGCTGGTGGACCAGGTGTTCCCGCCGGCGCAGTGCGAGCCGAGCGCGGAGTTCTCGCAGACGCTGTACTGGCGCGAGCCGCTCCCCGACGTGCCGCCgctcgcgcccgcgcccgcgccgccgcaccaCGCCCCGCACCACGCCCcgcacgcgcccgcgcccgcgccgctccCCGCCAAGCAGTAA
- the LOC115444956 gene encoding phosphatidate phosphatase LPIN3 isoform X2, with translation MYSMNYIGKFISNFREFYNEINSATLTGAIDVVVVEQPDGSFNCSPFHVRFGKLGVLRSRFKVVDLELNGEPLNIHMKLGESGEAFFVEEVSEDEAKCSAHLATSPIPASRFDELYEPRRRNSLSAVEPDHAQASDYTKRRYTADGQTMQKPDLTQLTKKHAKEEKNSNDHEALFEMDGLDEGADWTDGKMPKTFAATQLGGAESEANQAVQKISAHNDFRPIDAAPEDDVKQNGNGKKKKKTRKVSSKKKHQRKSSTSSISSQSDRAGSDPRPEPPAAVAAVDVNFFSDSEVHNASLTEEMSNLKLNGENRIPLALSDTAFEVHAASKHARGSRGGTPVQSDTEVELSRATAGDKSSQSWRWGELPSPPVRAESPASGESAASGESPPSPASPACPASPAEPLSSDEERPSRRGVLSGMFRFMSTREATDAAPEGVYLDDLDRGQVDPDLYFPKHHTERYRTGPSGVPHSTTGPTEEEYESGNGPSLPQSPASLEPPALDSDDDEKILAKGQVGVYVREDKVSRALPFEEFCRSGVSLAAEGRLVVRLGDRWMPWRSAGPLILSLLAYRRPLPNRVLESLEKSSDKEESSESHAHSAGAAKPRGYSWWSWRRSNADAKHTESSPPKENAPKETLPHEEAISKLDSTLETPLLMPTEEKLEDNIITGIEQVIEPQEYIANERVPEILPETVQSHDQDHQDHSSSESDQDQSQPSRRYSSFRKTLRLSSEQIKNLNLREGMNEMVFSVTTAYQGTTRCKCNVFRWRHDDKIVISDIDGTITKSDVLGHIFPLVGKDWAQSGVAQLFTKIKNNGYQLLYLSARAIGQAKVTREYLRSIRQGEVCLPDGPLLLNPTSLLRAFHREVIEKKPEEFKIQCLADIKALFPQGSNPFYAGYGNRVNDVCAYQAVGIPIVRIFTINYKGELKHELTQTFQSTYSHMSVLVDQVFPPAQCEPSAEFSQTLYWREPLPDVPPLAPAPAPPHHAPHHAPHAPAPAPLPAKQ, from the exons ATGTATTCTATGAACTACATTGGCAAGTTCATATCGAACTTTCGCGAATTCTACAACGAAATCAATAGCGCCACGTTGACGGGCGCCATCGATGTGGTTGTGGTGGAACAACCGGACGGCAGCTTCAACTGCTCGCCCTTCCACGTGCGCTTCGGCAAGCTGGGAGTGCTCCGTTCCAGGTTTAAAGTG gTGGATTTAGAGTTGAATGGAGAACCTTTAAACATTCATATGAAGCTGGGCGAGTCCGGCGAGGCGTTCTTCGTGGAGGAAGTGAGCGAAGACGAGGCGAAATGCTCGGCGCACCTCGCCACGTCACCGATCCCCGCGTCGCGGTTTGACGAGCTGTACGAGCCGCGCCGGCGCAACTCGCTCTCCGCCGTTGAGCCCGACCATGCACAGGCCTCCGACTATACCAAACGGAG ATACACAGCTGACGGACAAACAATGCAAAAACCTGACTTAACACAGTTAACAAAGAAACATGCCAAAGAGGAAAAGAATTCCAATGACCATGAAGCTTTATTCGAAATGGACGGTCTAGACGAAGGAGCAGATTGGACAGACGGGAAAATGCCAAAAACATTCGCGGCGACGCAACTCGGCGGAGCGGAAAGCGAAGCCAACCAGGCAGTGCAAAAAATCAGCGCACATAACGATTTCCGACCGATAGACGCCGCGCCCGAGGACGATGTCAAGCAAAACGGAAACggcaagaagaagaagaagacgAGGAAAGTGAGCTCGAAGAAGAAGCACCAGAGGAAGTCGTCGACGAGCTCGATCTCGAGCCAGTCGGACCGCGCCGGCTCCGACCCGCGCCCCGAGCCgcccgccgccgtcgccgccgtCGACGTCAACTTCTTCAGCGACTCCGAAGTGCACAACGCTTCCCTTAC CGAAGAGATGTCCAACTTGAAGCTGAATGGTGAAAATCGCATCCCATTGGCGTTGTCGGATACAGCGTTCGAAGTTCACGCTGCGTCTAAACACgc CAGGGGCTCGCGCGGCGGCACGCCGGTGCAGTCGGACACGGAGGTGGAGCTGTCGCGCGCCACGGCGGGCGACAAGTCGTCGCAGTCGTGGCGCTGGGGCGAGCTGCCGTCGCCGCCGGTGCGCGCCGAGTCCCCCGCCTCGGGCGAGTCGGCCGCGTCGGGCGAGTCGCCGCCCTCCCCCGCCTCGCCCGCCTGCCCCGCCTCCCCCGCCGAGCCGCTGAGCTCGGACGAGGAGCGGCCGAGCCGCCGCGGCGTGCTCAGCGGCATGTTCCGCTTCATGTCCACCAGGGAGGCCACCGACGCCGCGCCGGAGGGAGTCTACCTCGATGATCTCGACAGAGGGCAGGTCGACCCCGATCTCTATTTTCCGAAGCATCACACAGAGCGATATCGCACGG GTCCATCGGGTGTGCCTCATTCGACCACTGGTCCCACGGAGGAGGAATACGAATCCGGCAATGGCCCCTCACTACCTCAGTCACCCGCTTCGCTGGAACCGCCCGCGCTCGACTCCGACGATGACGAGAAAATTCTAGCCAA GGGTCAGGTGGGCGTGTACGTGCGCGAGGACAAGGTGTCGCGCGCGCTGCCGTTCGAGGAGTTCTGCCGGTCGGGGGTGAGCCTGGCGGCGGAGGGGCGGTTGGTGGTGCGGCTCGGCGACCGCTGGATGCCGTGGAGGAGCGCCGGCCCGCTCATACTCTCGCTCCTCGCATATAGAAGACCTCTTCCTAAT CGAGTGCTAGAGTCGCTAGAGAAGAGTTCAGACAAAGAGGAGTCGTCCGAGAGTCACGCGCACAGCGCAGGCGCCGCCAAGCCGCGCGGGTACTCCTGGTGGAGCTGGCGTCGGTCCAACGCGGACGCCAAGCA CACGGAATCATCCCCACCTAAAGAAAACGCACCAAAGGAAACATTACCACACGAAGAAGCGATCTCAAAATTAGACTCTACATTAGAAACACCTTTACTAATGCCTACTGAAGAGAAACTAGAAGACAATATAATTACGGGAATCGAGCAGGTTATTGAACCTCAGGAATACATCGCGAACGAGCGTGTACCAGAGATCTTGCCAGAAACCGTGCAAAGTCACGATCAAG ATCACCAAGATCATAGTTCCTCCGAATCAGATCAAGACCAAAGTCAACCGTCGCGACGGTACTCCTCATTCCGCAAGACGCTTCGGCTCTCTTCTGAACAAATT aaaaatTTGAATCTACGGGAGGGCATGAACGAGATGGTGTTCAGCGTGACCACCGCCTACCAGGGCACCACGCGCTGCAAATGCAACGTGTTCCGCTGGCGACACGACGACAAGATCGTCATCTCCGACATCGACGGCACTATCACCAA GTCTGATGTCCTGGGTCATATATTCCCGCTGGTCGGTAAAGACTGGGCGCAGTCTGGAGTGGCGCAGCTGTttaccaaaattaaaaacaatggcTACCAGCTTTTGTACCTCTCGGCGAGAGCTATTGGTCAAGCGAAA GTGACGCGCGAGTACCTGCGCTCGATCAGACAGGGCGAGGTGTGTTTGCCCGACGGTCCACTTCTCCTCAACCCCACGTCACTGTTGCGCGCCTTCCACCGCGAGGTCATCGAGAAGAAACCAGAGGAGTTCAAGATACAGTGTCTCGCCGATATCAAGGCACTCTTCCCGCAGGGTTCGAACCCGTTCTACGCGGGATATGGCAACAGAGTTAAT GATGTTTGCGCGTACCAGGCAGTTGGCATTCCAATCGTGAGAATAttcacaataaactataaaggcGAATTGAAACACGAACTGACACAGACATTCCAATCCAC GTACTCGCACATGTCGGTGCTGGTGGACCAGGTGTTCCCGCCGGCGCAGTGCGAGCCGAGCGCGGAGTTCTCGCAGACGCTGTACTGGCGCGAGCCGCTCCCCGACGTGCCGCCgctcgcgcccgcgcccgcgccgccgcaccaCGCCCCGCACCACGCCCcgcacgcgcccgcgcccgcgccgctccCCGCCAAGCAGTAA
- the LOC115444956 gene encoding phosphatidate phosphatase LPIN3 isoform X4 produces the protein MYSMNYIGKFISNFREFYNEINSATLTGAIDVVVVEQPDGSFNCSPFHVRFGKLGVLRSRFKVVDLELNGEPLNIHMKLGESGEAFFVEEVSEDEAKCSAHLATSPIPASRFDELYEPRRRNSLSAVEPDHAQASDYTKRRYTADGQTMQKPDLTQLTKKHAKEEKNSNDHEALFEMDGLDEGADWTDGKMPKTFAATQLGGAESEANQAVQKISAHNDFRPIDAAPEDDVKQNGNGKKKKKTRKVSSKKKHQRKSSTSSISSQSDRAGSDPRPEPPAAVAAVDVNFFSDSEVHNASLTRGSRGGTPVQSDTEVELSRATAGDKSSQSWRWGELPSPPVRAESPASGESAASGESPPSPASPACPASPAEPLSSDEERPSRRGVLSGMFRFMSTREATDAAPEGVYLDDLDRGQVDPDLYFPKHHTERYRTGPSGVPHSTTGPTEEEYESGNGPSLPQSPASLEPPALDSDDDEKILAKGQVGVYVREDKVSRALPFEEFCRSGVSLAAEGRLVVRLGDRWMPWRSAGPLILSLLAYRRPLPNRVLESLEKSSDKEESSESHAHSAGAAKPRGYSWWSWRRSNADAKHTESSPPKENAPKETLPHEEAISKLDSTLETPLLMPTEEKLEDNIITGIEQVIEPQEYIANERVPEILPETVQSHDQVDHQDHSSSESDQDQSQPSRRYSSFRKTLRLSSEQIKNLNLREGMNEMVFSVTTAYQGTTRCKCNVFRWRHDDKIVISDIDGTITKSDVLGHIFPLVGKDWAQSGVAQLFTKIKNNGYQLLYLSARAIGQAKVTREYLRSIRQGEVCLPDGPLLLNPTSLLRAFHREVIEKKPEEFKIQCLADIKALFPQGSNPFYAGYGNRVNDVCAYQAVGIPIVRIFTINYKGELKHELTQTFQSTYSHMSVLVDQVFPPAQCEPSAEFSQTLYWREPLPDVPPLAPAPAPPHHAPHHAPHAPAPAPLPAKQ, from the exons ATGTATTCTATGAACTACATTGGCAAGTTCATATCGAACTTTCGCGAATTCTACAACGAAATCAATAGCGCCACGTTGACGGGCGCCATCGATGTGGTTGTGGTGGAACAACCGGACGGCAGCTTCAACTGCTCGCCCTTCCACGTGCGCTTCGGCAAGCTGGGAGTGCTCCGTTCCAGGTTTAAAGTG gTGGATTTAGAGTTGAATGGAGAACCTTTAAACATTCATATGAAGCTGGGCGAGTCCGGCGAGGCGTTCTTCGTGGAGGAAGTGAGCGAAGACGAGGCGAAATGCTCGGCGCACCTCGCCACGTCACCGATCCCCGCGTCGCGGTTTGACGAGCTGTACGAGCCGCGCCGGCGCAACTCGCTCTCCGCCGTTGAGCCCGACCATGCACAGGCCTCCGACTATACCAAACGGAG ATACACAGCTGACGGACAAACAATGCAAAAACCTGACTTAACACAGTTAACAAAGAAACATGCCAAAGAGGAAAAGAATTCCAATGACCATGAAGCTTTATTCGAAATGGACGGTCTAGACGAAGGAGCAGATTGGACAGACGGGAAAATGCCAAAAACATTCGCGGCGACGCAACTCGGCGGAGCGGAAAGCGAAGCCAACCAGGCAGTGCAAAAAATCAGCGCACATAACGATTTCCGACCGATAGACGCCGCGCCCGAGGACGATGTCAAGCAAAACGGAAACggcaagaagaagaagaagacgAGGAAAGTGAGCTCGAAGAAGAAGCACCAGAGGAAGTCGTCGACGAGCTCGATCTCGAGCCAGTCGGACCGCGCCGGCTCCGACCCGCGCCCCGAGCCgcccgccgccgtcgccgccgtCGACGTCAACTTCTTCAGCGACTCCGAAGTGCACAACGCTTCCCTTAC CAGGGGCTCGCGCGGCGGCACGCCGGTGCAGTCGGACACGGAGGTGGAGCTGTCGCGCGCCACGGCGGGCGACAAGTCGTCGCAGTCGTGGCGCTGGGGCGAGCTGCCGTCGCCGCCGGTGCGCGCCGAGTCCCCCGCCTCGGGCGAGTCGGCCGCGTCGGGCGAGTCGCCGCCCTCCCCCGCCTCGCCCGCCTGCCCCGCCTCCCCCGCCGAGCCGCTGAGCTCGGACGAGGAGCGGCCGAGCCGCCGCGGCGTGCTCAGCGGCATGTTCCGCTTCATGTCCACCAGGGAGGCCACCGACGCCGCGCCGGAGGGAGTCTACCTCGATGATCTCGACAGAGGGCAGGTCGACCCCGATCTCTATTTTCCGAAGCATCACACAGAGCGATATCGCACGG GTCCATCGGGTGTGCCTCATTCGACCACTGGTCCCACGGAGGAGGAATACGAATCCGGCAATGGCCCCTCACTACCTCAGTCACCCGCTTCGCTGGAACCGCCCGCGCTCGACTCCGACGATGACGAGAAAATTCTAGCCAA GGGTCAGGTGGGCGTGTACGTGCGCGAGGACAAGGTGTCGCGCGCGCTGCCGTTCGAGGAGTTCTGCCGGTCGGGGGTGAGCCTGGCGGCGGAGGGGCGGTTGGTGGTGCGGCTCGGCGACCGCTGGATGCCGTGGAGGAGCGCCGGCCCGCTCATACTCTCGCTCCTCGCATATAGAAGACCTCTTCCTAAT CGAGTGCTAGAGTCGCTAGAGAAGAGTTCAGACAAAGAGGAGTCGTCCGAGAGTCACGCGCACAGCGCAGGCGCCGCCAAGCCGCGCGGGTACTCCTGGTGGAGCTGGCGTCGGTCCAACGCGGACGCCAAGCA CACGGAATCATCCCCACCTAAAGAAAACGCACCAAAGGAAACATTACCACACGAAGAAGCGATCTCAAAATTAGACTCTACATTAGAAACACCTTTACTAATGCCTACTGAAGAGAAACTAGAAGACAATATAATTACGGGAATCGAGCAGGTTATTGAACCTCAGGAATACATCGCGAACGAGCGTGTACCAGAGATCTTGCCAGAAACCGTGCAAAGTCACGATCAAG TAGATCACCAAGATCATAGTTCCTCCGAATCAGATCAAGACCAAAGTCAACCGTCGCGACGGTACTCCTCATTCCGCAAGACGCTTCGGCTCTCTTCTGAACAAATT aaaaatTTGAATCTACGGGAGGGCATGAACGAGATGGTGTTCAGCGTGACCACCGCCTACCAGGGCACCACGCGCTGCAAATGCAACGTGTTCCGCTGGCGACACGACGACAAGATCGTCATCTCCGACATCGACGGCACTATCACCAA GTCTGATGTCCTGGGTCATATATTCCCGCTGGTCGGTAAAGACTGGGCGCAGTCTGGAGTGGCGCAGCTGTttaccaaaattaaaaacaatggcTACCAGCTTTTGTACCTCTCGGCGAGAGCTATTGGTCAAGCGAAA GTGACGCGCGAGTACCTGCGCTCGATCAGACAGGGCGAGGTGTGTTTGCCCGACGGTCCACTTCTCCTCAACCCCACGTCACTGTTGCGCGCCTTCCACCGCGAGGTCATCGAGAAGAAACCAGAGGAGTTCAAGATACAGTGTCTCGCCGATATCAAGGCACTCTTCCCGCAGGGTTCGAACCCGTTCTACGCGGGATATGGCAACAGAGTTAAT GATGTTTGCGCGTACCAGGCAGTTGGCATTCCAATCGTGAGAATAttcacaataaactataaaggcGAATTGAAACACGAACTGACACAGACATTCCAATCCAC GTACTCGCACATGTCGGTGCTGGTGGACCAGGTGTTCCCGCCGGCGCAGTGCGAGCCGAGCGCGGAGTTCTCGCAGACGCTGTACTGGCGCGAGCCGCTCCCCGACGTGCCGCCgctcgcgcccgcgcccgcgccgccgcaccaCGCCCCGCACCACGCCCcgcacgcgcccgcgcccgcgccgctccCCGCCAAGCAGTAA